A genomic segment from Triticum dicoccoides isolate Atlit2015 ecotype Zavitan chromosome 1A, WEW_v2.0, whole genome shotgun sequence encodes:
- the LOC119349646 gene encoding chalcone synthase 2-like yields MAAVKLEEVRRAQRAEGLATVLAIGTAVPANCVYQATYPDYYFRVTKSEHLPDLKEKFERMCEKSTIRKRHMHLTEEILKKNPSICSHMEPSLNTRHDIVVVEVPKLGKEAAERAIKEWGQPLSRITHVIFCTTSGVDMPGADYQLTRLLGLSPTVKRLMMYQQGCFGGATVLRMAKDIAENNRGARGLVVCSEITTMAFRGPSKSHLDSLVGHALFGDGAAAAIIGADPDEPFEKPLFQLVSARQTILPGSEGAINGHLTEAGLTIHLLKDVPGLISENIEQALEDAFKPLGIHDWNSIFWIAHPGGPAILDMVEEKVGLDKERMRASREVLSEYGNMSSACVLFVLDVMRKTSSQDGHATTGEGKEWGVLFGFGPGLTVETLVLYSVPIAATA; encoded by the coding sequence ATGGCGGCGGTGAAGTTGGAGGAAGTGAGAAGGGCACAGCGGGCTGAGGGTCTGGCGACTGTGCTGGCAATCGGCACGGCCGTCCCGGCCAACTGCGTGTACCAGGCCACCTACCCAGACTACTACTTCAGGGTCACCAAGAGCGAGCACCTCCCGGACCTCAAGGAGAAGTTCGAGAGGATGTGCGAGAAGTCCACCATCAGGAAGAGGCACATGCACCTCACTGAGGAAATCCTCAAAAAGAACCCCAGCATCTGCTCCCACATGGAGCCGTCACTGAACACGCGCCATGACATTGTCGTCGTCGAGGTCCCCAAGCTCGGGAAAGAGGCGGCAGAGAGGGCGATCAAGGAGTGGGGCCAGCCGCTGTCCAGGATCACCCACGTCATCTTCTGCACCACCTCCGGCGTGGACATGCCGGGCGCCGACTACCAGCTCACCAGGCTGCTCGGCCTCTCCCCGACGGTGAAACGCCTCATGATGTACCAGCAAGGGTGCTTCGGCGGTGCCACCGTGCTCCGCATGGCCAAAGACATTGCCGAAAACAACCGCGGCGCACGCGGGCTAGTGGTCTGCTCAGAGATCACCACCATGGCCTTCCGTGGCCCCAGCAAGTCCCATCTGGACTCGTTGGTCGGCCATGCACTCTTTGGCGATGGCGCAGCCGCTGCCATCATTGGTGCGGACCCCGACGAGCCCTTCGAGAAGCCACTCTTCCAGCTGGTATCAGCGAGGCAAACCATCCTGCCCGGTTCTGAGGGCGCCATCAACGGCCACCTAACGGAGGCGGGGCTCACCATCCACCTTCTCAAAGACGTACCTGGGCTCATCTCTGAGAACATCGAGCAGGCGCTCGAGGACGCCTTCAAGCCTCTAGGCATCCACGACTGGAACTCCATCTTCTGGATTGCACACCCTGGCGGGCCGGCGATCCTAGACATGGTCGAGGAGAAAGTTGGCCTTGACAAGGAGCGCATGCGCGCCAGCCGAGAGGTCTTGTCCGAATATGGCAACATGTCCAGTGCATGTGTCCTCTTCGTCCTCGACGTGATGCGTAAGACCTCTTCCCAGGATGGCCACGCCACCACTGGAGAAGGTAAGGAGTGGGGTGTCCTCTTCGGCTTCGGCCCTGGCCTCACGGTCGAGACACTCGTCCTCTACAGCGTCCCAATCGCAGCCACTGCATGA